One Hordeum vulgare subsp. vulgare chromosome 4H, MorexV3_pseudomolecules_assembly, whole genome shotgun sequence DNA window includes the following coding sequences:
- the LOC123450675 gene encoding uncharacterized protein LOC123450675 — protein MDGPTLGDARGVGPLLTSTLLSLLLLLCLHFARRPAPDGGGGGAAQLYEGRVRHSRRRPTGHAFEYAVRYALIDLDLLPLPGHLSAADTRVIASTPAPRLLTVPKSVGYEQNPLSIYYCYDAAAQEQDEHLKMCIAEVTNTPRGEKVMFTFQPCSDLVAKPLHVSPFMWLKSIMQLGLRGLSVQNARK, from the exons ATGGACGGGCCGACACTGGGCGACGCGAGAG GCGTCGGACCCCTCCTCACCTCCACCCTGCTttccctgctcctcctcctctgcctccacTTCGCCCGCCGTCCCGCtcccgatggcggcggcggcggcgccgcgcAGCTCTACGAGGGCCGCGTCCGGCACTCGCGCCGGCGCCCGACGGGGCACGCCTTCGAGTACGCCGTGCGCTACGCCCTCATCGACCTcgacctcctccccctccccggcCACCTCTCCGCCGCCGACACCCGCGTCATCGCCTCCACTCCGGCCCC GCGTCTCCTGACGGTGCCCAAGAGCGTGGGGTATGAGCAGAACCCACTGAGCATCTACTACTGCTACGACGCAGCGGCGCAAGAACAAGATGAACACCTCAAGATGTGCATTGCTGAA GTCACAAATACTCCCCGTGGGGAGAAGGTGATGTTTACCTTCCAACCGTGTTCTGATCTCGTTGCAAAGCCCTTACATGTTAGCCCGTTCATG TGGCTCAAGTCAATCATGCAATTGGGGCTGAGGGGATTATCAGTACAGAATGCAAGGAAGTAG